In Helianthus annuus cultivar XRQ/B chromosome 9, HanXRQr2.0-SUNRISE, whole genome shotgun sequence, the following are encoded in one genomic region:
- the LOC110879659 gene encoding RNA polymerase I-specific transcription initiation factor rrn3 has product MGQSTLNKITRWVRMGKTLSPSRSGWVRLGFLSRYFFCLANQQSIALLFATSVRVLLLNPFFSLNLTRISSWHFLISADIIVILSPKRSSSASSVTKYSLTTNGHCEFNQIITWTINTFIIGDMRDISDYELSHHVREALISATLGDTIEYDQLIGIMHHNVRLDPEEVAMLVTVLRALSGAVSYIDILHHRSLLSSICGMRLWNYGPDVMDALVELVVTLAGSNGKYVDLCLDMLVSNFIPPYNFLEILKQPRGLAKKDQVLMRVHSALKGIADVVPLAPSRLEQIVRERVPRVYDNEAQTVVYVENMLMLESGDMGEFVGNSMIFELMNRLIDLDVEIVWEEVLHDDPNSKGVFVMELEDLARPVDETEMDMDEPQKEYSGRKVLWGNVVAQKLDTLMDLTFDHLQSCFKSGRLLEVFEALLQSFQSTVLYAEKSKFAQFVMFFACSLDPEDCGTQFVSRLLEIFGSTVYSQDRRTSAVFYLASYLSRAKFLSTSYVTIILQSLVDWCYKYGKNQSGQINQTHHRVYYAGCQAVMYVLCFRMRSILATPELKTQLLNMPLEQIFKHALNPLEVCLPSIVEEFLCQAKPAHLFTVSNDVFGSAISRAFGGFCRLDVFFPFDPYLLKKSDRFIRPNFIYWSMVRTTYDDEDEDEDEDEDEDEDEDEDGDGDGDEDEDEKFGNKKDRKMQMPSRIRPSTSPESL; this is encoded by the exons ATGGGCCAAAGTACATTAAACAAAATCACAAGATGGGTGAGGATGGGTAAGACATTATCACCGAGCAGGTCAGGATGGGTAAGACTAGGGTTTCTGTCTCGCTACTTCTTCTGTCTCGCTAATCAACAATCAATCGCTCTTCTGTTCGCTACTTCAGTTAGGGTTCTTCTCTTGAACCCTTTTTTCTCCTTAAATCTCACTCGAATTTCTAGCTGGCATTTTCTGATCTCAGCTGACATTATCGTGATTTTAAG CCCTAAACGCAGTTCATCGGCTTCTTCTGTTACGAAATATTCCTTGACCACCAACGGCCACTGTGAATTCAATCAG ATTATTACTTGGACCATCAACACTTTTATCATCGGAGATATGAGAGATATTAGCGATTATGAGTTGTCTCATCATGTTCGTGAAGCACTAATATCTGCTACGTTG GGTGATACGATTGAATACGATCAACTCATTGGAATAATGCATCACAACGTGCGCCTAGATCCTGAAGAGGTGGCGATGCTCGTG ACAGTCCTAAGGGCCTTATCTGGAGCAGTTTCTTACATCGACATTCTGCACCATCGCTCTCTTCTTTCTTCT ATATGCGGAATGCGCTTGTGGAACTATGGGCCAGATGTGATGGACGCATTGGTGGAGTTAGTAGTAACTTTG GCTGGATCAAACGGAAAATACGTTGATTTGTGTTTGGACATGCTCGTAAGCAACTTTATACCACCTTACAAttttctagagatattaaagcaGCCACGTGGATTAGCAAAAAAGGACCAAGTACTTATGCGTGTACATTCAGCATTGAAGGGAATTGCTGACGTAGTGCCGCTAGCACCTTCTAGATTGGAACAGATTGTCAGGGAGAGAGTGCCACGTGTATACGATAACGAAGCT CAAACAGTTGTGTATGTGGAGAACATGCTAATGTTGGAGAGTGGTGATATGGGAGAGTTTGTTGGCAACTCTATGATATTTGAGTTGATGAATAGGCTAATAGACCTTGAT GTGGAGATAGTATGGGAGGAAGTTTTGCATGATGATCCAAATAGTAAAGGCGTTTTCGTGATGGAGCTAGAAGATTTGGCACGTCCCGTAGATGAAACAGAGATGGATATGGATGAG CCTCAAAAAGAATATTCTGGCCGAAAAGTTCTTTGGGGAAACGTAGTAGCTCAGAAGTTGGATACATTGATGGATCTCACCTTTGACCACCTTCAATCCTGTTTCAAAAGCGGTCGCTTGCTTGAG GTATTCGAGGCACTTCTCCAATCATTTCAAAGTACTGTGTTGTATGCAGAGAAGTCAAAGTTCGCGCAG TTTGTAATGTTCTTTGCGTGTTCACTTGACCCTGAAGATTGTGGGACACAGTTTGTAAGTAGACTTCTTGAAATATTTGGAAGCACCGTTTATTCTCAAGATCGGAG AACAAGTGCTGTTTTTTATCTAGCTAGTTACCTGTCTCGAGCAAAATTCTTGTCTACTTCATATGTGACAATCATATTGCAAAG CTTGGTGGATTGGTGTTATAAATATGGCAAAAACCAGAGTGGTCAAATTAATCAAACACATCATCGAGTTTATTATGCCGGGTGCCAG GCCGTCATGTATGTGCTTTGTTTTCGTATGAGATCGATTTTGGCAACTCCTGAACTCAAAACACAGCTGCTGAATATGCCGTTAGAGCAAATTTTCAAGCATGCCTTAAACCCGTTAGAG GTGTGCTTACCATCAATAGTAGAGGAATTTTTGTGTCAAGCGAAACCAGCCCATCTGTTTACCGTATCAAATGATGTATTTGGATCAGCTATATCGCGGGCTTTTGGTGGTTTTTGTAGGCTTGACGTCTTCTTCCCCTTTGATCCATATTTATTGAAGAAGTCTGACAG ATTCATCCGACCGAACTTTATATACTGGTCAATGGTGAGAACTACTTATGATGACgaggatgaggatgaggatgaggatgaggatgaggatgaggatgaggatgaggatgGGGATGGGGATGGGGATGAGGATGAGGACGAGAAGTTTGGAAATAAAAAAGATAGGAAAATGCAAATGCCTTCTAGAATCAGACCCTCTACTAGTCCAGAATCCTTGTGA
- the LOC110879660 gene encoding cytochrome P450 78A5, with translation MSSSPVCFPTTTETSSVLTFNLFLCVVVFVSIFAFLLAPGGLAWALSKPRPKTAIPGPSGIPLLGLLFAFTSSLTHRTLAKLSTAFNAKPLMAFSVGLTRFVISSSPDTAKEILNSSDFADRPIKESAYELLFHRAMGFAPYGDYWRSLRRISATHLFSPKRVAGFGVFRETIGLKMVGQVLSTMEQNGVVEVKKILHFGSLNNVMMSVFGRLYDFGENGGEGCELEELVSEGYELLGIFNWSDHFPVVSWFDLQGVRKRCRKLVSKVNVFVKEIIMQHREKRASGAPSSGDFVDVLLDLESENKFSDGDMIAVLWEMIFRGTDTVAILLEWILARMVLHPDIQAKAQSEIDRVTGGRPVTDSDLDNLPYLQAIVKETLRMHPPGPLLSWARLATQDTVVGPHMVPAGTTAMVNMWAITHDERVWSEPSRFNPDRFLTEEVAIMGSDLRLAPFGAGRRVCPGKALGITTVHLWLAQMLQKFKWVEAGSVDLSECLKLSLEMKKPLVCRAVGRA, from the exons ATGTCTTCATCTCCCGTTTGCTTTCCGACCACCACTGAAACTTCTTCAGTCCTCACCTTCAATCTCTTTCTATGCGTCGTCGTTTTCGTCTCCATCTTCGCTTTTCTCCTCGCTCCCGGTGGTCTCGCATGGGCCCTCTCTAAACCCCGGCCCAAAACCGCCATCCCGGGCCCTTCCGGCATCCCCTTATTGGGCCTCCTGTTCGCTTTCACCTCTTCGTTAACACACCGAACCCTTGCTAAACTTTCTACTGCTTTTAATGCTAAGCCTCTCATGGCTTTCTCTGTCGGGTTGACCCGGTTTGTTATTTCAAGCAGCCCGGATACCGCTAAGGAGATTCTCAACAGCTCCGATTTTGCGGACCGGCCCATTAAAGAATCTGCTTATGAACTGTTGTTTCACCGGGCTATGGGGTTTGCACCCTATGGTGACTACTGGAGGAGTTTGAGGAGAATCTCGGCGACCCATTTGTTTAGCCCGAAACGGGTTGCTGGGTTTGGGGTGTTTCGTGAAACTATTGGGTTGAAAATGGTGGGTCAGGTTTTGTCCACCATGGAACAAAACGGTGTCGTGGAGGTTAAAAAGATTCTTCACTTTGGTTCCTTAAACAATGTCATGATGTCTGTGTTTGGAAGGTTGTATGATTTTGGTGAAAATGGTGGTGAGGGGTGTGAGCTTGAGGAACTTGTGAGTGAAGGTTATGAGTTGTTGGGGATATTTAACTGGAGTGACCATTTTCCGGTTGTTAGTTGGTTTGATTTGCAAGGTGTCAGGAAGAGGTGTAGGAAGTTGGTGTCTAAGGTTAATGTTTTTGTTAAAGAGATTATCATGCAACACCGAGAAAAAAGGGCTAGCGGTGCACCTTCGTCGGGTGATTTCGTTGATGTTTTGCTTGACTTGGagtcggaaaataagtttagtgaTGGTGACATGATTGCTGTTCTTtgg gAAATGATTTTTAGGGGAACTGACACTGTGGCAATCCTGTTGGAGTGGATTCTTGCACGAATGGTGTTACATCCAGATATCCAAGCCAAGGCCCAATCCGAGATTGACCGGGTAACTGGAGGCCGGCCCGTAACCGATTCAGACCTCGACAACCTTCCTTACCTTCAAGCAATTGTAAAAGAGACCTTACGCATGCACCCACCGGGCCCGCTTTTGTCTTGGGCTCGACTAGCAACCCAAGACACCGTGGTGGGCCCGCATATGGTTCCAGCCGGAACCACTGCTATGGTGAACATGTGGGCCATAACCCATGATGAGCGTGTTTGGTCCGAACCCAGTCGGTTCAATCCTGACCGGTTCTTGACCGAGGAGGTTGCGATAATGGGTTCGGACCTGAGGTTGGCTCCGTTTGGTGCTGGGAGGAGGGTGTGCCCGGGGAAAGCACTGGGCATAACTACGGTTCATCTGTGGTTGGCTCAAATGTTGCAGAAGTTCAAATGGGTCGAAGCGGGTTCGGTTGATTTGTCCGAGTGTTTGAAGCTGTCTTTGGAGATGAAGAAGCCGTTGGTGTGCAGGGCTGTTGGCAGGGCTTGA